The Candidatus Polarisedimenticolaceae bacterium genome window below encodes:
- a CDS encoding phage holin family protein, with translation MRLLLRLLINAAALWVAVHFIPGISFEGNPVLLLGVALVFGVVNTIVKPIVTLLSLPAVLLTVGIFLLVINAFMLWFTGWISTSLGLGFHVEGFGAAFLGGIVVSLVAWALSVFLDRAREKKESR, from the coding sequence ATGCGTCTGCTCCTGCGATTGCTCATCAACGCCGCGGCCCTGTGGGTCGCGGTGCATTTCATCCCGGGGATCTCGTTCGAGGGGAATCCGGTCCTTCTCCTGGGCGTCGCGCTCGTCTTCGGCGTCGTCAACACGATCGTCAAGCCGATCGTGACGCTGCTGTCGCTGCCGGCGGTTCTCCTCACGGTCGGGATCTTCCTCCTCGTCATCAACGCGTTCATGCTGTGGTTCACCGGCTGGATCTCGACGTCGCTCGGGCTGGGGTTCCACGTCGAAGGGTTCGGCGCGGCGTTCCTCGGAGGCATCGTCGTCTCGCTCGTGGCCTGGGCGCTCTCCGTCTTCCTCGACCGAGCCCGCGAGAAGAAGGAGAGCCGGTGA
- a CDS encoding amidohydrolase — protein MQLARRLASTTVLVLLASCTGPGVSRRDGASTQIATHDAADLLFRGGTIYTADPARPRAEAVAVLGGRIVFVGDNGEARRWIGPSTRVVSLAGRMLLPGFHDAHVHPVEAGVQLSWCDLAQCATPEAAFETLRRCAHDHPIPAGADPKKNWFRGRGWQLPVFPEGPRRQDLDAIVGDRPALIASSDGHSAWVNTAALAIAGVTRDTPDPQDGRIERDPKTGEPTGTLRESAAGLVEEHLPPTPLAEVAEGFRRALHEMASHGITSFTEADASEGILGIYQKLSDAGELTAKVSVALETDPEAGPGQVAKLEALRARTRGPRLTASSAKIFADGVIESRTAALLEPYLGDPTGARGLPRYTPDALNDLVEALDRAHFQVHVHAIGDRAVRMTLDAFERAQAKNGVRDARHQIAHLELIDPADIPRFAKLGVVANFQALWAFADPYITNLTLPILGPERSRWIYPIGSVTRSGAAVVFGSDWAVTTVDPLPAIQVGVTRSDPDAATVSSFIPEERVSLESMLEGYTRRGAWIDFREKETGTIEAGKAADLVVLEHDLFAIPPNEIGRTRVLLTLLDGQEIYRAPELAPGS, from the coding sequence ATGCAGCTCGCTCGACGGCTCGCCTCGACGACGGTCCTCGTCCTGCTCGCCTCCTGCACCGGGCCTGGCGTTTCCCGCCGCGACGGTGCCTCGACACAGATCGCGACTCATGATGCCGCCGATCTGCTCTTCCGTGGCGGGACGATCTATACGGCCGATCCCGCGCGGCCACGCGCGGAGGCGGTCGCGGTGTTGGGCGGCCGCATCGTCTTCGTCGGGGACAACGGCGAAGCGAGGCGCTGGATCGGCCCCTCGACGCGCGTCGTCTCGCTCGCCGGCCGCATGCTGCTCCCCGGCTTCCACGATGCGCACGTGCACCCCGTCGAGGCCGGCGTCCAGCTGAGCTGGTGCGATCTCGCGCAGTGCGCGACGCCGGAGGCGGCTTTCGAGACGCTCCGTCGCTGCGCGCACGATCATCCGATCCCCGCCGGCGCCGACCCGAAGAAGAACTGGTTTCGCGGCCGTGGCTGGCAACTCCCGGTTTTCCCCGAAGGGCCGCGGCGGCAAGATCTCGACGCCATCGTCGGCGACCGGCCGGCCCTCATCGCATCGTCCGACGGCCACTCGGCCTGGGTGAACACCGCGGCGCTCGCGATCGCCGGAGTCACGCGCGACACGCCCGATCCTCAGGACGGCCGGATCGAGCGCGACCCCAAGACCGGAGAGCCGACGGGAACCTTGCGTGAATCGGCGGCCGGCCTCGTGGAGGAGCACCTTCCCCCGACGCCGCTCGCCGAGGTCGCCGAAGGCTTTCGCCGCGCGCTGCACGAGATGGCGAGCCACGGCATCACGTCGTTCACCGAGGCGGATGCGAGCGAGGGAATCCTCGGGATCTACCAGAAGCTCTCCGACGCCGGCGAGCTGACCGCGAAGGTTTCCGTCGCTCTCGAGACCGACCCGGAGGCGGGACCGGGGCAAGTTGCGAAGCTCGAGGCGCTTCGCGCCCGAACGCGCGGTCCACGCCTGACCGCGAGCTCCGCGAAGATTTTTGCCGACGGCGTCATCGAATCGCGCACCGCGGCGCTCCTCGAGCCCTATCTCGGCGACCCGACCGGCGCGCGTGGACTCCCGCGCTACACGCCCGACGCGCTGAACGATCTGGTCGAGGCGCTCGATCGGGCGCACTTCCAGGTGCACGTCCACGCGATCGGCGACCGCGCCGTGCGCATGACGCTCGATGCGTTCGAGCGCGCGCAGGCGAAGAACGGCGTGCGCGACGCACGCCACCAGATCGCGCACCTCGAGCTGATCGACCCGGCGGACATCCCGCGCTTCGCGAAGCTCGGCGTCGTCGCGAACTTCCAGGCGCTGTGGGCTTTCGCGGATCCGTACATCACGAACCTCACCCTTCCCATCCTCGGCCCCGAGCGCTCGCGCTGGATCTATCCCATCGGGAGCGTCACGCGCTCCGGCGCCGCCGTCGTCTTCGGCAGCGACTGGGCGGTGACCACCGTCGATCCGCTCCCGGCGATCCAGGTCGGCGTGACGCGCAGCGATCCCGACGCCGCGACCGTGTCCTCGTTCATCCCCGAAGAGCGCGTGAGTCTCGAGTCGATGCTCGAGGGCTACACGCGTCGCGGCGCGTGGATCGACTTCCGCGAGAAGGAGACCGGCACGATCGAGGCAGGGAAGGCCGCCGATCTCGTCGTTCTCGAGCACGACCTCTTCGCGATTCCTCCGAACGAGATCGGGCGCACGCGCGTTCTCTTGACACTCCTCGACGGTCAGGAGATCTACCGGGCTCCGGAGCTCGCGCCCGGTTCGTAG
- a CDS encoding C45 family autoproteolytic acyltransferase/hydrolase, producing MVRRLAEAIPCLGFVLLAGLHGCSSPATSGSVIEEDRVIAGGPSDSLEVRHLVLRGTNEQIGRALAELGKERYGVRLPAAKDPVQARAMRKFLERNDPILLERMRGVAAAFGKSIDDDGWDFTSLGYTDLRAGCSIAHLPPASTANGKSVVSRDYDFTTGALSFGFLPPGMLHPTARPYLLELHPDRGYASIAMVAYDLLSGVLDGINSEGLTVTLAMDDEIFSHAKTEPTREPAVGVSELQTLRLLLDTCATVDEAKQALQATKQYYQYVPVHYLIADRNGNAFVWEYSEVHNKEYIVENPGQPLVMTNFTLHKQLEDGKPPSAEKARSTCKRYAYLTEKLAAGRLDDETIRGFHQNVDAQMSQAADPSRPPMRTFWHAFYYPEDRRVRVSYYLRDEPYPGDERLVRPVRSDYVEFRLPPTGGKPESASAPAPGTPQAAIEAAGGTVKRQGSRIVGVGLDKATNLAMVIPMLARLRDLEELSLGNAAVTDEDVRALEGLPNLHGLGLMGASTGDAALEVMKTLPALRVLNLSGTKITDGGLARLGELTSLEYLGLKGTAITDDGLVHLGTLSGLTTLNLADTKVTDAGLVHLAGLSRLESINLSNDGITDAGLAQVSRLPGLAGLNVSGTKVTDAGLVHLKQVSKLTKLNVTGTLVTEQGVKDAKRYLPFWATVTR from the coding sequence ATGGTTCGCCGCCTCGCGGAAGCGATCCCGTGCCTCGGTTTCGTCCTGCTCGCGGGCCTCCACGGCTGCTCGTCTCCCGCCACGTCGGGGAGCGTGATCGAGGAGGATCGTGTCATCGCCGGCGGACCGAGCGACTCCCTCGAAGTGCGCCACCTCGTCCTGCGGGGGACGAACGAGCAGATCGGCCGCGCCCTCGCGGAGCTCGGGAAGGAACGCTACGGCGTGCGACTCCCGGCCGCCAAGGATCCCGTGCAAGCGCGCGCGATGCGCAAGTTCCTCGAGCGGAACGATCCCATCCTGCTCGAGCGGATGCGGGGCGTCGCCGCGGCGTTCGGCAAGTCGATCGACGACGACGGCTGGGACTTCACGAGCCTCGGATACACCGATCTGCGCGCCGGATGCTCCATCGCGCATCTGCCGCCCGCATCGACCGCGAACGGCAAGAGCGTCGTGAGCCGCGACTACGACTTCACGACCGGCGCGCTCAGCTTCGGCTTCCTTCCGCCCGGCATGCTGCATCCGACGGCGCGGCCGTACCTCCTCGAGCTGCATCCCGATCGCGGATACGCCTCGATCGCGATGGTCGCCTACGATCTCTTGAGCGGGGTGCTCGACGGCATCAACTCCGAAGGGCTCACCGTCACGCTGGCGATGGACGACGAGATCTTCAGCCACGCGAAGACGGAGCCGACGCGGGAGCCCGCGGTCGGGGTGAGCGAGCTCCAGACGTTGCGCTTGCTCCTCGATACCTGCGCCACGGTCGACGAAGCGAAGCAGGCGCTCCAGGCGACGAAGCAGTACTACCAGTACGTCCCGGTGCACTACCTGATCGCCGACCGCAACGGCAACGCGTTCGTGTGGGAGTACTCCGAGGTCCACAACAAGGAGTACATCGTCGAGAACCCGGGCCAGCCGCTCGTCATGACGAACTTCACCCTTCACAAGCAGCTCGAGGACGGCAAGCCTCCTTCGGCGGAGAAGGCGAGGTCGACGTGCAAGCGCTACGCGTACCTCACGGAAAAGCTGGCCGCCGGAAGGCTCGACGACGAGACGATCCGCGGCTTCCATCAGAACGTCGATGCGCAGATGTCGCAGGCGGCGGATCCCTCCCGTCCGCCGATGCGCACGTTCTGGCACGCCTTCTATTACCCGGAGGACCGCCGGGTTCGTGTGAGCTACTACCTCAGGGACGAGCCCTATCCCGGCGATGAGCGCCTCGTGCGCCCGGTCCGTTCGGACTACGTGGAGTTCCGGCTTCCGCCGACGGGAGGCAAGCCCGAGAGCGCGAGCGCGCCGGCGCCGGGTACGCCGCAGGCGGCGATCGAGGCCGCCGGAGGCACCGTCAAGCGCCAAGGTTCGCGCATCGTCGGCGTGGGGCTGGACAAGGCGACGAACCTCGCGATGGTGATCCCGATGCTGGCCCGGCTTCGCGATCTCGAAGAGTTGAGCCTCGGCAACGCGGCCGTGACCGACGAGGACGTCCGTGCGCTCGAGGGCTTGCCCAACCTCCACGGCCTCGGCCTCATGGGAGCATCGACCGGCGACGCAGCGCTCGAGGTCATGAAGACCCTACCGGCTCTGCGTGTCCTGAACCTCTCGGGGACCAAGATCACCGACGGCGGCCTCGCACGCCTGGGAGAGCTCACGTCGCTCGAGTATCTCGGTCTCAAGGGGACGGCGATCACCGACGACGGCCTCGTCCACCTCGGGACGCTCTCGGGCCTCACGACCCTCAACCTCGCGGACACCAAGGTGACCGACGCGGGTCTCGTGCACCTCGCGGGTCTGTCACGGCTCGAGTCGATCAATCTGTCGAACGACGGCATCACCGACGCCGGTCTCGCCCAGGTGAGCCGGCTTCCGGGCCTCGCCGGCCTCAACGTCTCGGGGACGAAGGTGACCGACGCCGGCCTCGTCCACCTGAAGCAGGTCTCGAAGCTGACGAAGCTCAACGTGACGGGGACTCTCGTCACCGAGCAAGGCGTGAAGGACGCGAAGAGGTACCTGCCGTTCTGGGCGACGGTGACGAGGTAG
- a CDS encoding TetR/AcrR family transcriptional regulator encodes MTRQAEIRSPRERYRDQLRRDILDAAREAFAQDGYEGVSMRKLAEKIGCSHANLYLHFKDKEALFESLVEESFDRFADGLRKQIESAKGGDPVTLLRKAGRAYVEFGVANPGVYEFAFLMRRQGVSKPHVSYERLRSLVQRCVDEKRFRHANVDAASQALWAAGHGIASLLILRPTFAWSDRRKLIGQVIDSAVDGLLA; translated from the coding sequence ATGACACGTCAAGCGGAAATTCGCTCCCCCCGCGAGCGCTACCGGGACCAGCTCCGGCGCGACATCCTCGACGCCGCCCGCGAGGCGTTCGCTCAGGACGGCTACGAGGGGGTCTCGATGCGCAAGCTCGCCGAGAAGATCGGCTGCTCGCACGCCAACCTCTACCTGCACTTCAAGGACAAGGAGGCTCTCTTCGAGAGTCTGGTCGAGGAGAGCTTCGACCGGTTCGCCGACGGCCTCCGCAAGCAGATCGAATCGGCGAAGGGCGGCGATCCGGTCACCTTGCTGCGGAAGGCAGGACGCGCCTACGTGGAGTTCGGCGTCGCGAACCCCGGCGTCTACGAGTTCGCGTTCCTCATGCGCCGGCAAGGCGTGAGCAAGCCTCACGTCAGCTACGAACGCCTGCGATCGCTCGTGCAGCGCTGCGTCGACGAGAAGCGATTCCGCCATGCGAACGTCGATGCCGCGAGCCAGGCGTTATGGGCAGCCGGCCACGGGATCGCATCGCTTCTGATCCTTCGACCCACGTTCGCCTGGTCCGATCGGCGGAAGCTGATCGGCCAAGTGATCGACTCGGCGGTGGACGGCCTCCTGGCCTGA
- a CDS encoding cation transporter, whose translation MANRAALISRALRLEYLTVAWNLFEGLIAVVAAAMAGSVALMGFGIDSFIESASAGVMIWRLRSENDRLERPAQRLVGASLFLLAGYIVADSAWTLWTRERPHPSAVGIVLTVISLFVMIWLARAKRRAAAALESRALEADAFQATACWWLSLSALSGMALNAAFGWWWADPVAALIMTFFIGREGLEAWRGEDHCADC comes from the coding sequence ATGGCGAACCGGGCCGCACTGATCTCTCGCGCCCTGCGCCTCGAATACCTGACGGTCGCATGGAACCTCTTCGAGGGGTTGATCGCCGTCGTGGCGGCGGCGATGGCCGGTAGCGTCGCGCTCATGGGCTTCGGCATCGACAGCTTCATCGAGAGCGCGTCGGCCGGGGTCATGATCTGGCGCCTACGATCGGAGAACGATCGGCTCGAGCGGCCGGCGCAACGGCTCGTGGGCGCGTCGCTGTTTCTCCTCGCGGGCTACATCGTCGCCGACTCCGCGTGGACGCTCTGGACCCGCGAGCGGCCGCATCCCTCGGCGGTAGGAATCGTTCTGACGGTTATCTCCCTCTTCGTCATGATCTGGCTCGCTCGGGCCAAGCGCCGAGCCGCCGCGGCGCTCGAGAGCCGGGCGCTCGAAGCGGACGCGTTCCAGGCAACGGCCTGCTGGTGGCTCTCGCTCTCCGCTTTGAGCGGCATGGCCCTCAACGCCGCCTTCGGCTGGTGGTGGGCCGACCCCGTCGCGGCTCTGATCATGACGTTTTTCATCGGTCGTGAGGGATTGGAGGCTTGGCGCGGCGAGGACCACTGCGCCGATTGCTGA
- a CDS encoding aminotransferase class V-fold PLP-dependent enzyme → MDRRDFLAQAGRGVGLAALASATVSGLLDDVRAAAASIAHLTPAQAAADEDYWLTVQQAYTVTRGIVNLNNGGVSPSPRIVTEAFARYTWQQEDLPAYTMWQILEPQCESVRTGLAGIFGCDREEIAITRNASESLETLLMGMDFKAGDEILTTTQDYPRMLTTLRQREQREKLSLKLIKVPIAPADPMKIAEAFEAGITPRTKLILISHVINITGQITPVKAVCDMARAKGIETIVDGAHSFAHFDFKRADLGCDYFGTSLHKWLGAPIGTGLLYVKKDKIAKIWPLMAADQTQAGDIRKYEEIGTHSAAMKLAIGEAILFHNGIGAARKEARLRYLTHSWAERLQALPNVRFNTALDGKQSCAIANVKIDGVDTSKLASHLMDQHKIFVVPIIHDEFQGLRVTPNVYTTPEELDRFVDVMTTVSKNGLS, encoded by the coding sequence ATGGATCGCCGCGACTTTCTCGCTCAGGCCGGCCGGGGCGTCGGCCTCGCCGCGCTGGCCTCGGCGACGGTGAGCGGTCTCCTCGACGACGTGCGTGCCGCCGCGGCGAGCATCGCCCACCTGACTCCCGCGCAGGCGGCCGCCGACGAAGACTACTGGCTCACGGTTCAGCAGGCGTACACGGTCACGCGCGGGATCGTCAACCTGAACAACGGCGGCGTCAGCCCGTCGCCGCGCATCGTCACCGAAGCGTTCGCGCGCTACACCTGGCAGCAAGAGGATCTCCCGGCGTACACGATGTGGCAGATCCTCGAGCCCCAGTGCGAGAGCGTCAGGACCGGGCTCGCCGGAATCTTCGGCTGCGACCGGGAAGAGATCGCGATCACGCGCAACGCCTCGGAGTCGCTCGAGACCCTGCTCATGGGGATGGACTTCAAGGCGGGGGACGAGATCCTCACGACGACGCAGGATTATCCGCGGATGCTCACGACGCTCCGGCAGCGCGAGCAGCGCGAGAAGCTCTCGCTGAAGCTGATCAAGGTGCCGATCGCGCCGGCCGACCCGATGAAGATCGCCGAGGCGTTCGAGGCGGGGATCACCCCGCGGACGAAGCTGATCCTCATCTCGCACGTCATCAACATCACCGGGCAGATCACGCCGGTCAAGGCGGTCTGCGACATGGCGCGCGCGAAGGGGATCGAGACGATCGTCGACGGAGCGCACTCGTTCGCGCACTTCGATTTCAAGCGCGCCGACCTCGGCTGCGACTACTTCGGGACGAGTCTTCACAAGTGGCTCGGCGCCCCGATCGGCACCGGCCTGCTGTACGTCAAGAAGGACAAGATCGCCAAGATCTGGCCGCTCATGGCGGCCGATCAGACGCAAGCCGGCGACATCCGGAAATACGAAGAGATCGGCACGCATTCGGCCGCCATGAAGCTCGCCATCGGCGAGGCGATCCTCTTCCACAACGGCATCGGCGCCGCGCGGAAGGAAGCGCGCCTCCGCTATCTCACCCACTCCTGGGCGGAAAGACTCCAGGCGCTGCCGAACGTTCGGTTCAACACCGCACTGGACGGCAAGCAGTCCTGCGCGATCGCCAACGTGAAGATCGACGGCGTGGACACGAGCAAGCTCGCGAGCCACCTCATGGACCAGCACAAGATCTTCGTCGTCCCGATCATCCACGACGAGTTCCAGGGCCTCCGCGTCACCCCGAACGTGTACACGACGCCCGAGGAGCTGGACCGGTTCGTGGACGTCATGACGACCGTATCAAAGAACGGGCTCAGCTGA
- a CDS encoding DUF2891 domain-containing protein, whose product MRFFCAAALALLMFSSSSAQLTEANADRFAKLALACVQKEYPNKIAHVLNSPEDVKAPHELTPAFYGCYDWHSSVHGHWLLATLARRFPQAPFASGAVAALEANITPAHVATEVAYLDRPGNETFERPYGLAWLLQLASELRGWNTPAGQALSSALAPLERAVVGRLSAWLPKLAYPIREGEHAQTAFAFGLILDHARASGDKTLEALVTAKIRDFYVKDRSCPIDYEPSGQDFLSPCLAEADVVRRVLPPAEFAKWLTAFLPRIPQTASAAWLPIGVVTDRSDGKLAHLDGLNLSRAWMLRGIAAGLPPADARRRALLAASEVHARSGLAAVTGEHYEGGHWLGSFATYLLTSSP is encoded by the coding sequence ATGCGTTTCTTCTGCGCCGCCGCGCTTGCGCTCTTGATGTTCTCGTCGTCCTCGGCACAGCTGACGGAGGCGAACGCCGATCGCTTCGCGAAGCTCGCGCTCGCCTGCGTGCAGAAGGAGTATCCGAACAAGATCGCGCACGTCCTGAACTCGCCGGAGGATGTGAAGGCGCCCCACGAGCTGACGCCGGCCTTCTACGGCTGCTACGACTGGCATTCCTCGGTGCACGGGCACTGGCTGCTCGCCACGCTGGCGCGTCGCTTCCCGCAGGCGCCCTTCGCGTCCGGCGCGGTCGCCGCGCTCGAGGCGAACATCACCCCCGCGCACGTCGCCACGGAGGTCGCCTACCTCGATCGTCCGGGCAACGAGACGTTCGAGCGACCTTACGGGCTGGCGTGGCTGCTGCAGCTCGCGTCGGAGCTTCGCGGCTGGAACACGCCGGCCGGGCAAGCGCTCTCGTCCGCGCTCGCGCCTTTGGAGCGTGCGGTCGTCGGCCGCCTGAGCGCGTGGCTGCCGAAGCTCGCGTACCCGATCCGCGAGGGCGAGCACGCTCAGACCGCATTCGCGTTCGGCCTGATCCTCGATCACGCGCGCGCGAGCGGCGACAAGACGCTCGAGGCGCTCGTCACCGCCAAGATCAGGGACTTCTACGTGAAGGATCGGAGCTGCCCGATCGACTACGAGCCGTCGGGGCAGGATTTCTTGTCCCCCTGCCTCGCGGAGGCGGACGTCGTGCGGCGCGTGCTGCCTCCCGCCGAGTTCGCGAAATGGCTGACGGCGTTCCTCCCACGCATCCCGCAGACAGCGTCCGCCGCCTGGCTCCCGATCGGCGTCGTCACCGACAGGAGCGACGGGAAGCTGGCGCACCTCGACGGCTTGAACCTCAGCCGCGCGTGGATGCTACGTGGGATCGCCGCCGGCCTTCCGCCCGCCGATGCGCGGCGGAGAGCGCTCTTGGCCGCTTCGGAGGTGCACGCGCGGAGCGGCCTCGCCGCGGTGACCGGCGAGCACTACGAAGGCGGACACTGGCTCGGCAGCTTCGCCACCTATCTCCTCACTTCTTCTCCTTGA
- a CDS encoding threonine/serine dehydratase: MTPTTLLSPAEIDDARERIRPFLPSTPLRRSFALAPHDAWLKLECWQPTGSFKVRGALNHLLSLTEDERRRGVVAASAGNHALGIAWAAETLGGRLPVALFVPVGAPRAKLEKLRTYPVSIHESGATYEDAQDASMLHAEAEGAHHVHAFEDRRTAAGQGSVGLEILEQLPGVRRIVVPVGGGGLISAIAVAVKERAPSVRIVAVQAEASPSLSESLARNEPLLRYAARPTLADGVAGGIGDIVFRHRHLIDEVVNVPESAIEQAIVELLAKDQVLAEGSGAVGVGALLSGRLAANGGRTAVVVSGGNIDIAHVARLTSARR, translated from the coding sequence ATGACGCCGACGACCCTTCTCAGCCCCGCCGAGATCGACGACGCGCGCGAGCGGATAAGGCCCTTCCTTCCGTCGACGCCCCTGCGCCGGTCGTTCGCGCTCGCGCCCCACGACGCGTGGCTGAAGCTCGAGTGCTGGCAGCCGACCGGCTCGTTCAAGGTGCGCGGAGCGCTGAACCACCTTCTCTCGCTCACCGAGGACGAGCGGCGGCGCGGCGTCGTCGCGGCCTCCGCGGGCAACCATGCGCTCGGGATCGCGTGGGCCGCCGAGACGCTCGGTGGCCGTCTCCCGGTCGCGCTCTTCGTGCCCGTCGGCGCTCCGCGGGCGAAGCTCGAGAAGCTGCGCACGTATCCGGTGTCGATCCACGAGTCCGGGGCGACCTACGAGGATGCCCAGGACGCTTCCATGCTCCATGCGGAGGCCGAGGGCGCCCACCACGTGCACGCGTTCGAAGATCGACGGACCGCCGCGGGACAGGGCTCGGTCGGACTCGAGATCCTCGAGCAGCTCCCGGGGGTCCGTCGCATCGTGGTCCCGGTGGGCGGAGGAGGTCTGATCTCGGCGATCGCGGTCGCCGTCAAGGAGCGAGCGCCGTCCGTCCGCATCGTCGCCGTGCAGGCCGAGGCCTCACCCTCCTTGTCGGAGTCGCTCGCGCGGAACGAGCCACTCCTCCGCTACGCGGCCCGGCCGACGCTGGCGGACGGAGTCGCCGGAGGGATCGGCGACATCGTGTTCCGGCACCGGCACCTGATCGACGAGGTCGTGAACGTGCCGGAGTCCGCGATCGAGCAGGCGATCGTGGAGCTTCTCGCGAAGGATCAGGTGCTGGCCGAAGGCTCCGGTGCCGTCGGGGTCGGCGCTCTGCTCTCCGGCCGCCTCGCGGCGAACGGCGGGCGCACCGCGGTCGTCGTGAGCGGAGGCAACATCGACATCGCGCACGTGGCGCGCCTCACGAGCGCGCGACGATGA
- a CDS encoding M20/M25/M40 family metallo-hydrolase encodes MTQSRSYLARRTVALLIALLPVSALAGDEKVDLATVHRIKDEAFRGSKVMEHLFFLTDANGPRLTNSPGQRAAADWAVRTIKSWGIDNAHQETWGKFGRGWSLKRFTMNLEAPVYAPLQGVPLAWSSGTNGVVSGEPVVAVLFGAQEMEKRDDRDPAKLDAHITKYIADNKGKLHGKFVLLTEPREMTLPTEAESHRLDEKELGDLQKAPEPIAALPIHWPITSLPDDPKKREQLFASAPFAVRNDLSDRLRHTRDRLNTFFKEEGVAAVLSGDSRGMGGILFAEAAGSYEDGAPIPPPRISLAPESYDRLCRLVDKKIPVRIALDMEATFDEKDLDGKNVVAEIEGGSKKDEVVMLGAHLDSWHSGTGATDNAAGSAVVLEAMRILKTLGLKMDRTVRLGLWTGEEQGILGSSGYVTKHFADMVTMRTLPEHAKLSGYFNIDNGTGKIRGVYLQGNDMMRPIFAAWLAPFEDLGAKTISIHDTGGTDHLPFDAVGLPGFQFIQDPLDYSTRTHHSNVDVYDHVQAADLMQAAAILASVVYDAATRPEMLPRKPMPKPLPPKETAPAR; translated from the coding sequence ATGACTCAATCACGCTCGTACCTCGCGCGACGCACCGTCGCGCTCCTCATCGCGCTTCTTCCCGTCTCGGCGCTCGCCGGCGACGAGAAGGTCGATCTCGCGACGGTCCACCGCATCAAGGACGAAGCGTTCCGCGGCTCGAAGGTCATGGAGCATCTGTTCTTCCTGACCGACGCCAACGGGCCGCGGCTCACGAACTCACCGGGACAGCGCGCGGCGGCGGACTGGGCGGTCAGGACGATCAAGTCCTGGGGGATCGACAACGCCCACCAGGAGACGTGGGGGAAGTTCGGCCGGGGCTGGTCGCTCAAGCGGTTCACGATGAATCTGGAGGCGCCGGTGTATGCGCCGCTGCAGGGCGTGCCGCTCGCGTGGTCGTCGGGGACGAATGGGGTCGTGAGCGGCGAGCCGGTCGTGGCGGTGCTCTTTGGCGCGCAGGAAATGGAGAAGCGCGACGATCGCGATCCGGCGAAGCTCGACGCGCACATCACGAAGTACATCGCCGACAACAAGGGCAAGCTCCATGGGAAGTTCGTCCTTCTCACCGAGCCCCGCGAGATGACGCTCCCGACGGAGGCCGAATCCCACCGTCTCGACGAGAAGGAGCTCGGCGACCTCCAGAAGGCGCCGGAGCCCATCGCCGCGCTGCCGATCCACTGGCCGATCACGAGTCTCCCCGACGATCCCAAGAAGAGGGAGCAGCTCTTCGCTTCGGCGCCGTTCGCGGTCAGGAACGACCTGTCCGACCGTCTCCGGCACACGCGCGACCGCCTCAACACCTTCTTCAAAGAGGAAGGCGTGGCGGCCGTCCTCTCCGGCGACTCGCGCGGCATGGGGGGCATCCTTTTCGCCGAGGCCGCGGGCTCGTACGAAGACGGGGCGCCGATCCCGCCTCCCCGGATCTCGCTGGCCCCGGAGTCCTACGACCGGCTCTGCCGCCTCGTCGACAAGAAGATCCCGGTGAGGATCGCGCTCGACATGGAGGCGACGTTCGACGAGAAGGACCTCGACGGGAAGAACGTCGTCGCCGAGATCGAAGGCGGCTCGAAGAAAGATGAAGTGGTGATGCTCGGCGCGCACCTCGACTCGTGGCACTCCGGCACCGGCGCCACCGACAACGCCGCGGGCTCGGCGGTCGTCCTCGAGGCGATGCGGATCCTCAAGACCCTCGGACTCAAGATGGACCGCACCGTGCGCCTCGGCCTCTGGACCGGCGAGGAGCAGGGGATCCTCGGCTCGAGCGGCTACGTGACGAAGCACTTCGCCGACATGGTCACGATGCGCACGCTCCCCGAGCACGCGAAGCTGTCGGGGTACTTCAACATCGACAACGGCACCGGGAAGATCCGGGGGGTCTACCTGCAGGGGAACGACATGATGCGTCCGATCTTCGCGGCGTGGCTCGCGCCGTTCGAGGACCTCGGCGCGAAGACGATCTCGATTCACGACACCGGCGGGACCGACCATCTTCCGTTCGACGCGGTCGGGCTGCCCGGGTTCCAGTTCATCCAGGATCCCCTCGACTACTCGACGCGAACGCACCACTCGAACGTCGACGTCTACGACCACGTGCAGGCGGCGGACCTCATGCAGGCGGCCGCGATTCTCGCGTCGGTCGTCTACGACGCGGCGACGCGCCCCGAGATGCTGCCGCGCAAGCCGATGCCGAAGCCCTTGCCGCCGAAGGAGACGGCGCCGGCGCGCTAG
- a CDS encoding helix-turn-helix transcriptional regulator codes for MATTIQNRVRDLRTARGWTQQELADQVGVSRQSINAIECERYIPSLPLALTFARVFACSTDAIFTLSRKKGS; via the coding sequence ATGGCGACGACGATTCAAAACCGGGTCCGGGACCTCCGCACGGCTCGCGGGTGGACGCAGCAAGAGCTGGCGGATCAGGTCGGCGTGTCGCGGCAAAGCATCAACGCGATCGAGTGCGAGCGCTACATTCCGAGCCTTCCCCTGGCGCTGACTTTCGCGCGGGTCTTCGCATGCTCGACCGACGCCATCTTCACGTTGTCCAGGAAGAAGGGATCATGA